The proteins below come from a single Halobacteriovorax sp. GB3 genomic window:
- a CDS encoding zinc ribbon domain-containing protein, with the protein MLLEDFKNILEVQSLDKQIQKHLCIIEDEQKRLQVVTANKDRRAKEKEALEESLSKLSHENSQLEKDLFTLEKELNKAKEHLGMATSTQQVSALEKEISNLSPRVEEIESKILENLEREEKAQEELNKAKTYFSAIDETIAEIQNEIDQVANQEQKEISKYNERITLLLENLSQDTREIYFKAREKHRFNHPATPIMGSGCGVCKYQIPAITRSQVERSEVLEFCPGCSRLLVPLNAKL; encoded by the coding sequence ATGCTCTTAGAAGATTTTAAAAATATCCTTGAAGTTCAAAGTCTAGACAAACAAATACAAAAACATCTGTGTATCATTGAAGATGAACAAAAGCGCCTTCAAGTTGTTACAGCAAATAAGGACAGACGAGCAAAAGAAAAGGAAGCCTTAGAAGAAAGTCTTTCAAAGCTAAGTCATGAAAATTCTCAACTTGAAAAAGATCTTTTCACACTCGAAAAAGAACTCAATAAGGCCAAGGAACATCTCGGCATGGCCACCTCTACTCAACAAGTTTCAGCTCTAGAAAAGGAGATTTCAAACCTCTCGCCTCGAGTTGAAGAAATAGAATCTAAAATTCTTGAAAATCTAGAAAGAGAAGAGAAAGCACAAGAAGAGTTAAATAAAGCTAAAACCTATTTCAGTGCCATTGACGAAACAATCGCTGAAATACAAAATGAAATCGACCAAGTCGCCAATCAAGAACAGAAAGAAATCTCTAAATACAATGAGCGAATCACATTACTGTTAGAAAATCTCTCTCAAGATACAAGAGAAATCTATTTTAAGGCCAGAGAGAAACATCGCTTTAATCACCCCGCAACACCGATAATGGGAAGCGGATGTGGTGTCTGCAAATATCAAATTCCTGCAATCACTCGTTCACAAGTAGAGCGATCAGAGGTGCTCGAATTTTGCCCAGGTTGCTCGAGACTTCTTGTGCCACTGAACGCAAAGCTCTGA
- a CDS encoding 3-dehydroquinate synthase — MMSSKVLYKELNELKEYLKFYKNDNLLFIIDENVANLYREFINDIRHLPGKKNSLWIAPSGENLKSFIHLEKALEFFLENGVQRDSHLFVIGGGATSDFSGLVASLLLRGISWSVVPTTLLSMIDAAIGGKTAINSIFGKNLIGTFHLPEEILIDIDFLKTLPQEHRESGLGEILKYGFLSAEISRNLLSKDFRFQNLVTSSAKYKENLVERDFKEQGERKLLNFGHTFGHAIEKHYSLSHGISVFWGMVILFIIFDEKENLKLLKEYAEKIDYKNLTTPWSNKPIEANSFFEYVKKDKKVKGSGKIDLIRTKKPGVPFIETMDLNELENIFVAKLTEINSFEF; from the coding sequence ATGATGAGTAGTAAAGTCCTATACAAAGAGCTTAATGAGCTAAAAGAGTATTTGAAATTTTATAAAAATGATAATCTCCTTTTTATCATTGATGAGAATGTAGCGAATCTCTATCGAGAGTTTATTAATGATATTCGCCATCTCCCAGGGAAAAAAAATAGTCTTTGGATTGCTCCCTCTGGTGAGAACTTAAAGTCATTTATTCATCTAGAAAAAGCACTTGAATTCTTCTTAGAAAATGGAGTTCAAAGAGATTCTCATCTATTTGTAATCGGTGGCGGTGCCACGAGTGACTTTTCTGGACTTGTCGCCTCACTCTTACTGAGAGGGATTAGCTGGAGTGTTGTACCAACGACACTACTATCGATGATCGATGCAGCTATCGGTGGAAAAACGGCGATTAATTCTATATTTGGTAAAAATTTAATTGGAACATTTCATTTACCTGAAGAAATTCTTATTGATATTGATTTCTTAAAAACGCTTCCACAAGAACATAGAGAAAGTGGGTTGGGAGAAATTTTAAAATATGGATTTCTTTCAGCTGAAATTTCTCGAAATCTTCTATCTAAAGATTTTCGTTTTCAAAACTTAGTAACTTCAAGTGCGAAGTATAAAGAAAATCTTGTCGAAAGGGATTTTAAAGAACAGGGTGAGAGAAAACTCTTAAATTTTGGACATACTTTTGGTCATGCTATTGAGAAACATTACTCTCTCTCTCATGGCATTAGCGTTTTTTGGGGGATGGTTATTCTCTTTATTATTTTTGATGAAAAAGAGAATCTCAAATTGCTTAAAGAATACGCTGAAAAGATCGACTATAAAAACCTTACGACTCCTTGGAGTAATAAGCCTATCGAAGCTAATTCTTTTTTTGAATATGTGAAAAAAGATAAGAAAGTGAAAGGTTCGGGAAAGATTGATCTTATTCGTACAAAGAAGCCAGGTGTGCCCTTTATTGAAACAATGGATTTAAATGAACTTGAAAATATATTTGTCGCTAAGTTAACGGAGATTAATTCCTTTGAGTTTTAA
- a CDS encoding FliG C-terminal domain-containing protein — protein sequence MTEKKQPFFGHTPESQKRALEGLKKFLPPMDANDMEENVLYLEKLVYLTLDMKKDIITRVDKKVIAQSFRLSTTALIRSFLAELSTSIKQDILFALQEQSPIGEFEYNIKSFVKYIRQQEAKGRIILDKDSCEEYV from the coding sequence ATGACAGAAAAGAAGCAACCATTTTTTGGTCACACCCCAGAGTCACAGAAGAGGGCCCTAGAAGGTCTGAAAAAGTTCCTGCCACCTATGGACGCTAATGACATGGAAGAGAATGTTCTCTACCTAGAGAAGCTCGTTTATCTTACTCTTGATATGAAAAAAGATATCATTACGAGAGTTGATAAAAAGGTTATCGCTCAATCATTTAGATTGTCGACGACTGCTCTTATTCGTTCATTCCTTGCAGAGCTCAGTACATCGATTAAGCAAGATATTCTCTTTGCTCTACAAGAACAATCTCCAATTGGTGAATTCGAATACAACATTAAGTCATTCGTAAAATATATTCGCCAACAAGAAGCGAAAGGAAGAATCATTTTAGATAAAGATTCATGTGAAGAATACGTTTAA
- a CDS encoding TolC family protein, which yields MNYKVGMFFLGTLVLGFNSQANVRKLSKEFLLSNIEVQNAKLRIDKSLYDYKIEDEKREWALSLSSEYANSTLRTSPSSYYSLDNKTLTHTLSLLKETKWGGRFTLSSGIVDGDYGSSGSSNSYDQNISYEQDLGQNFLGRNSYLNIEANLQRFKATEAGEFSAVEQELLSFLTSYLRTSYLKDVMELKNASLDRATKRTEYISKKVRDGLKERADLYSAKTQEAFAREELLRTTNEFEQSLSELSKKLQREINSNEITKISDELPQKSSLLRPSPKGSVKENRVLLSSKMSVETFKNILKQKENMILPKISLKTAYRTNNFDESSKDAFKDGTIGSDNKEYKVGLEVTMPLSFDIERFQKEKAKADLLIATNNLEKKKVEVASDLKLINRQIELATKNIQSSEVRVDLARKTFLEYNKLYNRGKGSLDQVLNAENRFLETQESFLNYQVQRESYLYSLEYLYSSLIEKFNH from the coding sequence TTGAATTATAAAGTTGGAATGTTTTTTTTAGGTACACTTGTTTTAGGTTTTAATTCTCAAGCAAATGTTAGAAAACTCTCAAAAGAGTTTCTACTTTCAAATATAGAAGTTCAAAATGCAAAACTAAGAATCGATAAGTCTCTTTATGATTATAAAATTGAAGATGAAAAAAGAGAGTGGGCCCTTAGTCTTTCCTCTGAGTATGCAAATAGTACATTAAGAACTTCTCCTTCAAGTTATTACTCACTTGATAATAAGACTCTCACTCATACACTCTCACTCTTAAAAGAAACAAAATGGGGTGGTCGATTTACGCTTTCTTCTGGAATTGTTGATGGTGATTATGGATCGAGTGGAAGCTCCAATAGTTATGATCAAAATATCTCTTATGAGCAGGACCTAGGGCAAAATTTTTTAGGTCGAAATTCTTATTTAAATATTGAAGCAAACTTACAGCGTTTCAAGGCCACTGAAGCGGGGGAGTTTTCAGCTGTTGAACAGGAACTACTATCTTTCCTTACTTCTTATCTAAGAACTTCATATCTTAAAGATGTAATGGAACTAAAGAATGCTTCATTAGATAGAGCAACAAAGCGAACAGAGTATATTTCTAAAAAAGTAAGGGATGGACTTAAAGAGAGGGCCGACCTCTATAGTGCAAAAACGCAAGAGGCCTTTGCTAGAGAAGAGCTTTTAAGAACGACAAATGAGTTTGAACAATCACTGAGCGAGCTATCAAAGAAATTACAAAGAGAAATTAACTCTAATGAAATCACAAAAATTAGTGATGAGTTACCGCAAAAGTCATCACTTTTAAGACCTTCTCCAAAGGGGAGTGTTAAGGAGAATCGAGTTCTTCTTTCTTCAAAAATGAGTGTTGAGACCTTTAAAAATATTTTAAAACAGAAAGAGAATATGATCTTACCTAAGATTTCTCTGAAAACGGCCTATAGAACGAATAATTTCGATGAGAGCTCTAAAGATGCTTTTAAAGATGGAACAATCGGATCTGACAATAAGGAATATAAAGTTGGTCTAGAGGTTACTATGCCTCTTTCGTTTGACATCGAGAGGTTCCAGAAAGAGAAGGCAAAAGCGGATCTTTTAATTGCTACAAATAATTTAGAAAAAAAGAAAGTTGAAGTTGCTAGTGATTTGAAATTGATAAATAGACAGATTGAATTAGCGACAAAGAATATCCAATCTTCAGAAGTTCGAGTCGATCTCGCTAGAAAAACATTTCTTGAATATAATAAATTATACAATAGAGGTAAGGGCAGCTTAGATCAGGTTTTAAATGCAGAAAATCGTTTTTTAGAAACGCAAGAGAGCTTTCTGAATTATCAGGTTCAAAGAGAAAGTTATTTATACTCCTTGGAGTATTTGTATAGTTCTCTAATCGAGAAGTTTAATCATTAA
- the aroC gene encoding chorismate synthase, with amino-acid sequence MRGNSFGKLFSFTTFGESHGKALGVVIDGMPSGVVINEDDLQADLDRRAPGKVAGTTSRKEADKANIISGIFEGKTTGAPICVLVENTNQRSQDYDKLKNEHRPGHADRTYELKYGHRDHRGGGRSSGRETLSRVIAGYFASLIIKGISVRALITKLGPFSVESIPSDLEKDFGDYSFADPSKSEEIKSYLLDLKSKGDSVGGRISIAIDDCPVGLGEPAFDKLKADFAKALLSIGACVSFSFGLGEKMADMLGSEVSSESSNFGGIEGGISNGDRISLEVTFKPTSTIGEKAKEGRHDPCILPRAIPVVEAMVRVVLADHYLRQNAYQVENDE; translated from the coding sequence GTGCGCGGAAATTCGTTTGGGAAACTCTTTTCATTTACTACATTTGGCGAATCACACGGCAAGGCCTTAGGTGTTGTGATTGATGGTATGCCATCGGGTGTTGTTATTAATGAAGATGATCTCCAGGCGGATCTCGATAGAAGAGCTCCTGGTAAGGTTGCTGGAACGACTTCTCGAAAAGAAGCGGACAAGGCTAATATTATCTCAGGTATTTTTGAAGGGAAGACAACGGGAGCACCAATATGTGTTCTTGTTGAAAATACAAATCAGAGAAGCCAAGATTACGATAAATTAAAAAATGAGCATCGACCAGGTCATGCTGATCGCACTTATGAGCTCAAATATGGTCATCGCGATCATAGGGGCGGTGGAAGAAGTAGTGGAAGAGAAACTCTTTCGCGAGTCATCGCGGGGTATTTTGCATCTTTAATTATTAAAGGTATCTCTGTTCGAGCTTTAATTACAAAACTTGGACCTTTCTCTGTTGAATCAATTCCATCGGATTTGGAAAAAGACTTTGGAGATTATTCATTTGCAGACCCTTCTAAAAGTGAAGAAATAAAGAGCTACCTCTTAGATCTTAAGTCTAAAGGCGATAGTGTTGGCGGACGAATCTCTATTGCAATAGATGATTGTCCTGTTGGCTTAGGAGAACCTGCCTTTGATAAATTAAAAGCAGATTTTGCAAAAGCACTTCTCTCTATTGGCGCTTGTGTTTCATTTTCTTTTGGGCTAGGTGAGAAAATGGCGGATATGTTGGGTAGTGAAGTTTCTAGTGAATCATCAAATTTTGGTGGCATAGAAGGTGGAATTTCTAATGGGGATCGAATTTCTTTAGAAGTCACTTTTAAACCAACTTCAACAATTGGTGAAAAGGCCAAAGAAGGTCGACATGATCCTTGTATTTTACCGCGTGCAATTCCTGTTGTAGAAGCAATGGTAAGGGTTGTTCTCGCTGATCATTACCTTAGACAAAATGCTTATCAGGTAGAAAATGATGAGTAG
- a CDS encoding 3-phosphoshikimate 1-carboxyvinyltransferase yields MSFKKIEASPFRAKIEVPSSKSFANRALVLAALKKEAVTLENIPLSSDVELMIDCLKKIGLEITQSPNRICVVNSFPECEKETQVVLETGEGGTTNRFLIPLLSLGSSEYIIEPKGHMRKRPMKPLYETLIQHGVFVESEKDHWLKIKGPFQVEESTIEVDCTQTTQFATGLALALSKLGLDVIPRGLSTSESYWKMTLDLIEKVKASNHLLIPVDFSSLGYPIAMALHCGEVTITNCHEIDEFQADSVLIEIVKKMGGTISFSKEGLIISKSQLNGLEIDCSDCPDLVATLAFLCSYAKGESLLKNIEVLKYKECDRILETMRILDAFGITHELNSSNGMSLKIQGRKSHHQYVPFTPEDDHRMVMVSYLFMRANGGGELGRIEAVEKSFSNFFDVMENH; encoded by the coding sequence TTGAGTTTTAAAAAAATAGAAGCCTCTCCTTTTCGTGCAAAGATTGAAGTACCTTCTTCGAAGTCTTTTGCCAATAGGGCGCTTGTTCTTGCTGCGCTAAAAAAAGAAGCTGTAACGTTAGAAAATATTCCGTTATCTTCTGATGTCGAACTAATGATTGATTGCCTTAAAAAGATTGGTCTAGAGATCACACAATCTCCAAATCGCATTTGCGTTGTTAATTCTTTTCCAGAATGTGAAAAGGAGACGCAAGTTGTTTTGGAGACTGGTGAAGGTGGGACGACAAATCGTTTTCTTATTCCACTTCTCTCTCTCGGTAGCTCAGAATATATTATCGAGCCTAAAGGCCATATGAGAAAGAGACCTATGAAGCCTCTCTACGAAACTTTAATTCAGCACGGGGTTTTTGTTGAGTCTGAGAAGGATCATTGGCTAAAGATCAAAGGCCCTTTTCAAGTTGAGGAATCTACCATTGAAGTTGACTGTACTCAGACAACTCAATTTGCAACGGGTCTTGCCTTGGCTCTAAGTAAACTTGGGCTCGATGTTATTCCAAGAGGTCTTTCGACTTCAGAGTCCTACTGGAAAATGACACTCGATCTTATAGAGAAAGTGAAAGCGTCAAATCATCTTCTCATTCCTGTTGATTTTAGCTCCCTTGGTTACCCTATTGCTATGGCCCTTCATTGTGGTGAAGTGACTATTACTAATTGTCATGAAATTGATGAGTTTCAAGCTGATAGTGTTCTCATTGAAATTGTTAAAAAGATGGGAGGGACGATTTCCTTTTCTAAAGAAGGTCTGATCATCTCAAAAAGCCAATTGAATGGATTAGAGATAGATTGCTCTGACTGTCCTGATCTCGTTGCGACGTTAGCTTTTCTTTGTTCCTATGCAAAAGGTGAGAGCCTACTTAAAAATATTGAAGTTTTAAAATACAAGGAATGTGACCGAATCCTTGAGACGATGAGAATTCTCGATGCTTTTGGTATTACACATGAGTTGAATTCATCAAATGGAATGTCTCTAAAAATTCAAGGGCGTAAATCACATCATCAATATGTTCCATTTACACCTGAGGATGATCATCGAATGGTTATGGTTAGTTATTTGTTTATGAGAGCAAATGGTGGTGGTGAACTTGGTCGAATAGAGGCCGTTGAAAAGTCATTTTCGAATTTTTTCGATGTAATGGAAAATCATTGA